A window of the Gossypium hirsutum isolate 1008001.06 chromosome A03, Gossypium_hirsutum_v2.1, whole genome shotgun sequence genome harbors these coding sequences:
- the LOC107887743 gene encoding RNA-binding protein 1 has translation MEFTNPKLVINGISTEMNEMILRRHFSAYGEVKHVVVYAKKSIAFVTFVDPSKAQISLQQQHIILGRKVKVRPAKPKVEIGKRKIFVGGLPRSITDEEFKGYFEKFGSIVDAVVIHDKETKRSRGFGFVTYEAEESANLVLRTNFHLLNNKRVEVKKVTPRKEMVPTGFGFPPYYYDPYYQTYFYVFWVPIPRFY, from the exons ATGGAGTTTACAAATCCTAAGTTAGTCATAAATGGAATTTCTACTGagatgaatgaaatgatattgaGACGACACTTCAGTGCGTATGGTGAAGTTAAACATGTTGTTGTCTACGCTAAAAAATCCATAGCTTTCGTTACTTTTGTTGATCCTTCAAAGGCTCAAATTTCCCTTCAACAACAACATATTATTCTCGGTCGAAAA GTGAAGGTAAGACCAGCAAAACCAAAAGTAGAAATAGGGAAGAGGAAGATATTTGTGGGAGGATTGCCTCGATCCATAACAGATGAAGAATTCAAAGGATATTTCGAGAAATTTGGAAGCATAGTTGATGCAGTGGTAATACATGACAAAGAAACTAAGAGAAGCAGAGGGTTTGGGTTTGTGACATATGAAGCAGAGGAGTCAGCCAACCTTGTTTTGCGAACTAATTTCCATCTATTAAACAACAAGAGAGTTGAAGTGAAGAAGGTTACTCCTAGGAAAGAGATGGTGCCAACCGGATTTGGGTTTCCTCCTTATTATTACGATCCATATTATCAAACATATTTTTACGTCTTTTGGGTGCCCATTCCTCGATTTTACTGA